Genomic DNA from Bosea sp. (in: a-proteobacteria):
GCGTTGGCCTTGCTGACAAGGCGATGGCCCGCGTCGACACATTGTCAGGCGGGCAGTCGCAGCGCGTCGCGGTCGCCCGCATGCTGATGCAGCGGCCCGAACTCGTCATCGCCGACGAGCCCGATGCAAGCCTTGATCCCAAATCCGGCGAAGAGGTGATGGCCACGCTTGCGGCGCTTGCCAGCGAGCAGATGGCGACGCTGATCTTCGTTTCTCACCGCATGGAACATGCCATCCGCTTCTCCGACCGGATTGTCGGTCTTGGCGGCGGACGGGTCGCGCTCGACGAGCCATCGCACGCGGTTTCCGAAACAGAATTGGCGCGGTTCTTCCACCATGGCTGATCACATGACGCCTGCGCGCAGCCATCTGCCGCCGCGCATCGAGCGGGTGAACCCGATCGCCTTCACCATGGCCTTTGCTGTCGCAGCCTTCCTCATCTGGTCACTCACCACGGCTGGCCCATCACTCGACCAACTGGCGCGCGGACTGCCGAATATCGGCAATATGCTGTCGCGCATGTTTCCGCCTGATCTTGAACGCATAGACCGGATCCTGTGGTCGCTATTCCAGACCTTCCAGATGGCGATTGCCGGCTGCGCCATCGGCCTCATCCTGTCGGTGCCGCTCGGCATTCTGGCGGCGGAAGGCCTGTCGCCCCATCCCGCCGTCCGGACGGCGGCACGCTCCCTCATCGCGGTCTTCCGAACCGTGCCTGATCTGGTCTGGGCACTGATCTTCGTGATTGCGGTCGGGCTCGGCTCGCCAGCCGGCGTTCTTGCCATCGCCATTGACGTCATGGGATTTGCCGCACGCTTCTTTGCCGAAGCCATGGAGGAAACCGACAAGGGCCCGCGGGAAGCCCTTTCTGCGATAGGCGCCAACAGGCTAGGCATGATCATGTCCGCCGTCCTGCCGGCGGCCTCGCCCTCGATGATCGCCACATCGCTGTATTGCCTCGAAAAAGCGACGCGCGCGTCCGTCGTGCTCGGCCTGGTCGGGGCAGGAGGCATCGGCGTGGAGTTGAAAGTCGCGTTTGACCTGTTTGCCTACCAGACCGCAGCCACGATCATTCTGGTGATCCTGATGCTGGTGATCGCAGTGGAACAGACAGGCGGATGGCTCAGGCGTAAGATCATCTAGCATTACAGT
This window encodes:
- the phnE gene encoding phosphonate ABC transporter, permease protein PhnE, giving the protein MTPARSHLPPRIERVNPIAFTMAFAVAAFLIWSLTTAGPSLDQLARGLPNIGNMLSRMFPPDLERIDRILWSLFQTFQMAIAGCAIGLILSVPLGILAAEGLSPHPAVRTAARSLIAVFRTVPDLVWALIFVIAVGLGSPAGVLAIAIDVMGFAARFFAEAMEETDKGPREALSAIGANRLGMIMSAVLPAASPSMIATSLYCLEKATRASVVLGLVGAGGIGVELKVAFDLFAYQTAATIILVILMLVIAVEQTGGWLRRKII